From the genome of candidate division TA06 bacterium:
CACTTCAAAATACGCGAGAGCGATCTCAAACAGCGGTTCATTGACATGTTCATGGACATCCACGTGCACCACAGTCACAAACGAAGTTTTGGACCGAAAGGAGAAAAACCATGAGGCGATTATTGCCGATGCTCACTGTACTAACGACGTTGGTTGCACCGCTGGCGGCCCAGGACCAAGCCCGGGCGATAGTGGAAAAGGTTGACCAACTTTACCGCAGCCGCTCCAGCCGGGCAGTGGTGGAGATGGAGATCACCACCCCCAACTGGCAACGCACCCTGGGCATCACCGCCTGGTCCAAGGGTACTGATCGCACCTTCATCATCATCAACGAACCCAAAAAGGAGAGGGGGACGGCCACCCTGCGCATCGGAAATGAGATGTGGAACTATCTGCCGGCCACCGACAAGGTGATCAAGATCCCCCCCTCGATGATGATGGGCTCCTGGATGGGGTCGGACTTCAACAATGATGATCTGGTCAAAGAATCATCGATGCTGGAGGACTATACTTATCGAATCATTGTGCCTGAAATGCCCGTAGCCGGGGAGGTTTATGTGGAAATGATTCCGAAGAAGGATGCCGTGATTGTATGGGGCATGGTAATACTGGTGGTGCGTGACAATGATTATCTTCCCTTGCGCCAGGAATACTACGTCGATAATGGAGCTTTAATGAGAGAGATGACCTTCTCTGCGATCAAAACAATGGGCGGAAAAACAATACCCACCGTGATGGAGCTTGTACCCAGGAACAAACCGGGCAACCGCACCGTCATAACCTATAAACGGATCGAATTTGACCTGCCTCTTAGGGATGATATCTTCACCCAGCGGAACCTGAAAAAAGGGAACTGAACAAGGCATGATACTAAACCTCGCGATCCGAAACGTGTTCCGCCAAAAAAGGCGGAGCCTGCTGACCATCCTGACCATGGTGGGCGGTCTGGCATTGGCGGCCGTCACCGTCGGCTGGGTGGACGGCAGCTACAATTACTTGATAAATATCTTTACCCGTAACATAACTGGCCACCTGCAGGTGCACGCTTACGGCTATCTCGACCGGCCTTCCCTTTACAAGACCATCGATGATTACGAATCGGTCGGCCGGATCATCGAACAGGATAAATACGCCCATTCATGGGCGCCGCGCTTGTATGCGGCGGGCCTGGCATCGGTGGGTGAAAAAAGCACTGCGGTGGAGATCATCGGCATTCAACCCACCCGGGAGCAGGCGACCTTGGGCTTCTCAGCCCGGGTCAAACAGGGACAGGCGCTGACAGATGAGCCGGACGGTGAAGCGGTAATAGGCAAGGGCCTGTCGGTGATACTAAAAGCCGGACTGGACAGCACGATCGTGATCGTATCGCAGGCGGCGGACGGATCGATAGCCAACGACCGGTTCCGAATATGCGGCATCATCGAGACCGGGGATGAACAGGCGGACAGGATGGCCCTGTACCTGAATATCGGCGATGCTCAGCGCCTGCTGGCCCTGGAGGGCAAAACCCACCAGCTGGTGGTGGTGGCAAAAAAACTGGAACAGACGGAGCGGCTGGTCAATGACCTGCGCCGGGGGTTGAACGGCAGGGGCCTTGATATCCAGCCCTGGCAGGTGGTGGCCAGGGCCTTCTACCAGAGCATGGAGGCAGACAAGCGGGGGCACAACATCATGCTGCTGGTGATCATGCTGATCGTGGCGGTGGGAGTGCTCAATACCGTGCTGATGTCGGTGCTGGAGCGGACCCGAGAGTACGGCGTGCTGCGCGCGGTCGGCACCCGGCCAGGACAGATATTCAGGCTGGTGGTGGCCGAGGTGATGGTGCTGGCGCTGATCAGCATCGTCCTCGGCACCCTGCTGGGACTGGCCGGCAACTGGGTCATGTCGCTCCGGGGGATAAAGTTCCCCCCCACCGACATCGGGGGGATAACCTTCGACACCATGAAGGGCGAGGTCACCGCCAAAAGCGTCTACTACCCGGCCCTGCTGGTGCTGCTGGCTTCGTTCCTGGTCAGCATCTTCCCCGCCCGGCGGGCGGCCCGGATAGAGCCGGCCAAGGCCATGAGGATACACTGACATGCTCTCTTTTATGAAACTTGCCTGGCGGAACTTGTTCCGCAACAAACGCCGGACGCTGATCGCCGGCCTGGCCCTGGGGCTGGGCCTGGCGGCCATGATCTTCGTCGACGCCCTGGTGATCGGCACCGTGGACAACATGGTCCGCCTGGCCACCTCGTCCTTCATGGGCGAGGCCCAGATAATGAACCGGGAGTTCCGCGCCTCCCAGGCGGTGGAAGCGGTGATCGCCGATGCTCCGGCCGTTCTGAGCGGCCTTAAGAACGAACGGTTGGTGGAGAATTATGCCCCCCGGGTCCTGTCTCTGGCCATGATAACCTCGCCGGCCAATGTCAGCTCCGTCCAGCTGGTGGGGGTTTCGCCGGAGCAGGAGAAACACCTTTCCAAGATCGACGATGCGGTGGCCCAGGGGGCGTTCTTCTCCGGCGGGGACGAGCGCGACATCGTCATCGGCGTCAAGCTGGCCGAGGTCCTGGAAGCCGGGCTGGGCGACCGGGTGGTCCTGACCGTTGCCCAGGCCAACAGCGGCGACCTTTCCCAGGAGCTGTTTAGGATCTCCGGGATCTTCGACATCAGGGACCGGACCTTGAACGGCGGGCTGGCCTTCGTCCGTCTGGGCACCGCCCAAAGGATGCTGGGCATCGGCCAGGGGATCCATCAGGTGGCCGTCAAGTTCCGGGATCCGCAGTCGGCTTCCGACACCTCCCTGCCCTTCTGGGGGGAGTATTCCAGGGACGGCAACCTGGCCCTGTCCTGGGGCCGGTTGATGCCGGAGCTGCAGTCCATGATCGGGATGTCCGGCTATGCCACCATGTTCATCGGCGTGGTGCTGGTCGGGGTGGTGGCCTTCGTGATCCTCAACACCCTGTTCATGTCCATCTTCGAGCGGATGTTCGAGTTCGGAGTGCTGCGGGCCCTGGGCACCAGACCCAGCGGCATCGCCCAGCTGATACTGTTCGAAGCCGGGGCGCTGGCCGCCATCAGCATCATCATCGGCTGCGCCCTGGCCCTGGCCCTGACAGCGGTCTTCTCGGTGACCGGGATCAACTACAGCGGCACCGAGTTCTACGGTATGGCCCTCCGGGAACTAATCTACCCGGTGATTACCCCAAGGCAGTACCTCCTGTTCCCCTTGTATATCCTGCTTTTCACGGTCATGATCGGCATCTATCCCGCCATCCATGCGGCCCGGATACCGCCGGCCCAAGCCATGAGGAAGAGTTTTTAACTTGAAATCAATTTGACCCCGAAAGGATATCGAGTATCATGAAACACTTCGACCACAACGAGCATGTGATGCTGGCCCGGGGATTGGTGAAGACCTACGATGACGGCGGCATCCCGGTGGAGGCGGTACGGGGCATCGACCTGACCATTCACCGGGGAGAGTTCGCCGCCCTGGTCGGTCCCTCCGGTTCCGGCAAGACCACATTCTTGAACCTGATCTCCGGGCTTGACAAACCCTCCAGCGGTTCCGTTTCCCTGGGCGGCCGGGACATCTCCAAAATGAGCGGTGCCGAACTGTCCGATTTCAGGCGCGATAACATCGGTTTCATCTTCCAAGCCTAC
Proteins encoded in this window:
- a CDS encoding outer membrane lipoprotein-sorting protein, whose product is MRRLLPMLTVLTTLVAPLAAQDQARAIVEKVDQLYRSRSSRAVVEMEITTPNWQRTLGITAWSKGTDRTFIIINEPKKERGTATLRIGNEMWNYLPATDKVIKIPPSMMMGSWMGSDFNNDDLVKESSMLEDYTYRIIVPEMPVAGEVYVEMIPKKDAVIVWGMVILVVRDNDYLPLRQEYYVDNGALMREMTFSAIKTMGGKTIPTVMELVPRNKPGNRTVITYKRIEFDLPLRDDIFTQRNLKKGN
- a CDS encoding ABC transporter permease, which encodes MKLAWRNLFRNKRRTLIAGLALGLGLAAMIFVDALVIGTVDNMVRLATSSFMGEAQIMNREFRASQAVEAVIADAPAVLSGLKNERLVENYAPRVLSLAMITSPANVSSVQLVGVSPEQEKHLSKIDDAVAQGAFFSGGDERDIVIGVKLAEVLEAGLGDRVVLTVAQANSGDLSQELFRISGIFDIRDRTLNGGLAFVRLGTAQRMLGIGQGIHQVAVKFRDPQSASDTSLPFWGEYSRDGNLALSWGRLMPELQSMIGMSGYATMFIGVVLVGVVAFVILNTLFMSIFERMFEFGVLRALGTRPSGIAQLILFEAGALAAISIIIGCALALALTAVFSVTGINYSGTEFYGMALRELIYPVITPRQYLLFPLYILLFTVMIGIYPAIHAARIPPAQAMRKSF
- a CDS encoding ABC transporter permease; translation: MILNLAIRNVFRQKRRSLLTILTMVGGLALAAVTVGWVDGSYNYLINIFTRNITGHLQVHAYGYLDRPSLYKTIDDYESVGRIIEQDKYAHSWAPRLYAAGLASVGEKSTAVEIIGIQPTREQATLGFSARVKQGQALTDEPDGEAVIGKGLSVILKAGLDSTIVIVSQAADGSIANDRFRICGIIETGDEQADRMALYLNIGDAQRLLALEGKTHQLVVVAKKLEQTERLVNDLRRGLNGRGLDIQPWQVVARAFYQSMEADKRGHNIMLLVIMLIVAVGVLNTVLMSVLERTREYGVLRAVGTRPGQIFRLVVAEVMVLALISIVLGTLLGLAGNWVMSLRGIKFPPTDIGGITFDTMKGEVTAKSVYYPALLVLLASFLVSIFPARRAARIEPAKAMRIH